The Candidatus Limnocylindrales bacterium genome has a segment encoding these proteins:
- the alaS gene encoding alanine--tRNA ligase, protein MTGHELRQQFLDYFHKKGHTIVPSSSLIPQGDPTLLFTNAGMVQFKDVFLGKEKRSYTRATTVQKCVRAGGKHNDLENVGRTARHHTFFEMLGNFSFGDYFKAGAIPYAWEFLTEVLKLPREKLWVSIYREDDEAFEIWHKTIGIPADRIVRLGEKDNFWAMGDTGPCGPCSEILIDQGPQIGCGKPTCGVGCDCDRYLELWNLVFMQYNRDVSGTLTPLPRPSIDTGMGLERTVAVLQGVFSNFETDLFVPLIRFVEDISEKSYHDNEKDDISMRVIADHLRAITFLISDGVIPSNEGRGYVLRRILRRAARHGKMLGLEKPFLYKGIQVVVDIMKPAYPELVDRCDQVTQITLNEERRFSHTLHVGMELLNKVILETRQRGEQVIPGEEVFKLYDTYGFPLDLMDEIAREQGLTLDMPGYERAMEEQRARARKSWKGSGESEVDPSYLTLSKTLPPTEFVGYETLEGDVEVLAILKDKTPVDMASEGDEIELVFDKTPFYGESGGQVGDKGILRLPEGEVVISDTQKPIPQLHVHKGKVKKGTIHKGQKGRAMVDPESRQRTVLNHTATHILHATLKQVLGDHVKQAGSLVAPDRLRFDFSHFSDLDYREFYRIEEVVNQVIRANMPVKTFITSLDDALRRGAVAMFGEKYGDQVRVVQIGDFSMELCGGTHARASGDIGLFKLVNEGSVAAGIRRVEALTGPGALEYIQRETDRLRSISMLLKTGSADLINRLEKLLATAREQEREIEQLKARLASSRVDELLNTSREIKGIRVISAQVDNLDMKGLRTLVDNLKERIKSGIILLGTVEDGKVSLVAAVTKDLINRYHAGTLVKEVAQIVDGSGGGRPDMAQAGGKNPERLKEALERVFEIVEKT, encoded by the coding sequence ATGACAGGTCACGAATTGCGGCAGCAGTTTTTAGATTATTTCCATAAAAAGGGGCATACCATTGTACCCAGCTCTTCTTTGATTCCGCAAGGAGATCCGACCTTACTTTTTACCAATGCCGGGATGGTTCAATTTAAGGATGTTTTCCTGGGTAAAGAGAAGCGGAGTTATACGCGAGCTACGACCGTCCAGAAATGTGTTCGAGCCGGCGGAAAGCATAACGACTTAGAAAATGTAGGGCGTACCGCCCGTCATCATACCTTCTTTGAAATGCTCGGGAACTTTTCCTTCGGAGATTATTTTAAAGCAGGAGCCATTCCTTATGCCTGGGAATTTCTGACCGAGGTTCTTAAGCTTCCCCGAGAAAAGTTGTGGGTAAGTATTTATCGAGAAGATGACGAAGCTTTTGAAATCTGGCATAAAACCATTGGAATTCCGGCGGATCGTATTGTTCGGTTAGGGGAGAAGGATAATTTCTGGGCCATGGGGGATACGGGTCCCTGTGGGCCGTGTTCAGAAATTCTCATCGATCAGGGTCCACAAATCGGTTGTGGAAAACCTACTTGTGGAGTTGGCTGTGATTGTGACCGGTATTTAGAACTCTGGAATCTTGTCTTTATGCAGTATAACCGGGATGTTTCAGGAACCCTCACTCCCTTGCCGCGACCCAGTATCGATACCGGAATGGGATTGGAACGAACTGTAGCCGTTTTGCAAGGAGTTTTCAGTAACTTTGAAACGGATCTATTCGTTCCCCTTATCCGTTTTGTGGAGGACATTTCCGAAAAGTCTTATCATGATAATGAAAAAGACGATATCTCTATGAGGGTGATTGCCGATCACTTACGGGCCATCACCTTTCTTATCAGTGATGGAGTTATTCCCTCTAATGAAGGTCGTGGTTATGTTCTTCGAAGGATTCTGCGTCGAGCGGCCCGGCATGGTAAGATGTTGGGACTTGAAAAGCCGTTTCTCTATAAAGGAATTCAGGTTGTTGTAGATATTATGAAGCCGGCTTACCCCGAGTTGGTGGATCGGTGTGACCAGGTTACCCAGATAACTTTAAATGAGGAGCGCCGATTCAGTCATACCCTCCACGTGGGTATGGAATTGCTCAACAAAGTCATTTTGGAAACCCGACAACGAGGCGAACAAGTGATTCCGGGTGAGGAAGTTTTTAAGCTTTATGATACCTATGGATTTCCCCTGGATCTCATGGATGAGATTGCCCGTGAACAGGGATTAACTTTGGACATGCCCGGATATGAACGGGCCATGGAAGAACAGCGAGCTCGCGCCAGAAAATCGTGGAAAGGTTCTGGAGAAAGTGAAGTAGATCCATCTTATCTTACCCTATCTAAGACATTACCTCCCACGGAGTTTGTGGGTTATGAGACTCTGGAAGGTGATGTGGAAGTTTTAGCCATCCTTAAAGATAAAACCCCCGTAGATATGGCCTCTGAGGGAGATGAAATTGAACTGGTCTTTGATAAAACGCCGTTCTATGGAGAGTCTGGTGGACAGGTAGGAGATAAAGGAATCCTTCGTCTGCCCGAAGGAGAAGTAGTTATTTCAGATACTCAAAAACCGATTCCTCAACTCCATGTTCACAAAGGAAAAGTTAAAAAGGGAACCATCCACAAAGGACAAAAGGGAAGAGCCATGGTAGACCCGGAGAGTCGGCAGCGAACTGTTTTGAATCACACAGCCACTCACATCCTGCATGCTACCCTAAAACAAGTTTTGGGAGATCATGTCAAGCAGGCAGGTTCTCTGGTAGCTCCGGATCGTCTCAGGTTTGATTTTTCCCACTTTTCCGATTTGGATTATCGGGAATTCTACCGGATTGAAGAGGTAGTCAATCAGGTTATCCGGGCCAATATGCCTGTTAAGACTTTTATTACCAGCCTGGATGATGCCTTGCGACGAGGGGCTGTAGCCATGTTTGGAGAAAAATATGGGGATCAGGTGCGGGTAGTTCAGATCGGAGATTTCAGTATGGAACTTTGTGGAGGAACCCACGCCAGGGCCAGTGGAGATATCGGACTGTTTAAACTTGTCAATGAAGGGAGCGTTGCGGCCGGCATACGTCGGGTAGAAGCCCTGACAGGACCCGGGGCTTTAGAGTATATCCAGCGAGAGACGGACCGACTCCGTAGCATTTCTATGCTCCTCAAAACCGGTTCTGCAGATCTGATAAACCGACTGGAGAAGTTATTGGCCACCGCCCGAGAGCAAGAACGGGAAATAGAACAGTTAAAAGCCAGGCTGGCAAGCTCCAGAGTCGACGAGTTATTGAACACTTCTCGAGAAATAAAAGGAATCCGGGTGATTTCTGCTCAGGTGGATAATCTCGATATGAAAGGACTTCGAACCCTGGTGGATAATTTAAAGGAGCGGATAAAATCCGGAATTATACTCCTGGGTACCGTAGAGGATGGAAAGGTTTCCCTGGTTGCAGCGGTTACGAAAGATCTGATAAATCGGTATCATGCCGGAACTCTGGTTAAGGAAGTTGCCCAGATTGTGGATGGAAGTGGGGGTGGAAGACCGGATATGGCTCAGGCTGGCGGTAAGAATCCAGAAAGGCTTAAAGAAGCCCTCGAAAGGGTATTTGAGATTGTCGAGAAAACTTAA
- a CDS encoding type IV pilus twitching motility protein PilT → MDVNELLKQMMERQASDLHLKVGSPPVIRVNGNLHPITEHQRLRHEDLVAMASQILTNKKQKQEFVENNEIDTAYSIPGLGRFRCNIFRQRGSIGIVLRAIPINILTIRELGLPPVLEELALEPRGLILVTGITGSGKSTTLAAMIDHINTHVDAHVITIEDPIEFLHRDKKSLVNQREVGSDTLGFNKALRSALRQDPDVILVGEMRDQETMATAITAAQTGHLVMSTLHTADAMGTINRILSMFPPHQNQQIRLELAEVLRGIISMRLVRRADGKGRVPAVEVLIVTDIIRECIVDPAKTFRIPDIIAAGTSQYGMQTFDQALMKLLQDGLITYEEALLQSTKPSDFALKVKGIQSTEDTIKERLAAEQIALAGAKEKNKRPPTPSSGAFTRY, encoded by the coding sequence ATGGACGTTAATGAGCTCTTAAAACAGATGATGGAACGTCAGGCATCTGATCTCCACCTTAAGGTGGGAAGTCCTCCCGTTATTCGGGTTAATGGAAATCTTCATCCCATTACTGAACATCAAAGACTCCGACACGAAGACCTGGTGGCGATGGCTTCCCAGATTCTTACCAATAAGAAGCAAAAACAGGAATTTGTGGAAAACAATGAGATAGATACAGCTTATAGTATACCGGGTTTAGGGAGGTTTCGATGTAATATCTTTCGCCAGCGGGGAAGTATTGGCATTGTACTCAGAGCAATCCCCATAAACATCCTGACCATTCGAGAACTCGGCCTCCCTCCCGTTTTAGAAGAATTAGCCTTAGAGCCTCGAGGTTTGATCCTGGTAACGGGAATCACCGGAAGTGGTAAATCCACAACCCTGGCCGCTATGATCGATCATATCAATACCCATGTGGATGCCCACGTCATTACCATCGAGGATCCCATCGAATTCCTCCACCGGGATAAAAAGAGTCTGGTTAATCAGCGAGAGGTAGGGAGTGATACCCTGGGATTTAATAAAGCCCTGCGAAGCGCTCTTCGACAGGATCCTGATGTTATCCTGGTTGGAGAGATGCGAGATCAGGAAACGATGGCCACGGCAATTACCGCCGCTCAGACCGGTCATCTCGTCATGAGTACTTTGCATACGGCTGATGCCATGGGAACCATTAACCGAATTCTCTCCATGTTTCCTCCCCATCAGAACCAGCAAATCAGACTGGAGTTGGCCGAAGTGTTGCGAGGAATTATCTCCATGAGACTGGTTCGGAGAGCGGATGGAAAAGGACGGGTTCCTGCAGTTGAAGTCTTAATCGTGACCGATATTATTCGTGAATGCATCGTAGATCCGGCCAAGACGTTCAGGATCCCCGATATCATTGCCGCCGGTACTTCCCAATATGGAATGCAAACCTTCGATCAGGCTTTAATGAAGCTTCTTCAAGACGGACTTATTACTTATGAGGAAGCTCTGCTCCAGAGCACCAAGCCCAGTGATTTTGCCCTTAAAGTCAAAGGTATTCAATCCACTGAGGATACCATCAAGGAGCGATTGGCCGCCGAACAGATTGCCTTAGCCGGTGCAAAAGAAAAAAACAAACGACCTCCAACCCCCTCCTCCGGGGCGTTTACCAGGTATTAA
- a CDS encoding GAF domain-containing protein encodes MKDKFSLEQALEKRNHELSTLARSQQLITSSLNLKEVLVFIVEACANLMKVPACHIRLLNENNELVFAAASGVYKDSQQEFRKLKIGESLSGWIVARGEPLIVEDVTLDGRNVHAHIAKKHGLKSFLGVPLKIRDKVIGVLGMIADQTRLFSEEEIQLVSSFANQAAIAIENARLYEESREKAKQLALIYDLTNKIRSSLDLEIIIYQTLTNLKDLVNYDHAGITLIDESGENIIVKSPVREGSKSTPPPEIVFPLKGSALEWMLTSRQAHIQKDLRKNQVFLPDQTLLSWGVRSVVRVPLMVKDKVLGLLFLNSYQPNYYEEKVLDVLYQIAGQLAMAIENARLFEESEKRRREAEASKYHLEVAIQAAQQSEEKFRQIAENIGEVFWMTSPDKSQMIYVSPAYERIWGRTCKSLYEQPRSWIDAIHPEDRERIRAALEKQIRGEYDEEYRILQPDGSIRWIRDRAFPVRNGLGEVYRIAGIATDITDRKKMEAELLKAQKLESIGVLAGGIAHDFNNILTAILLNISLAKMKVDPEGEIFKNLDEAEKASLRAKDLTQQLLTFSKGGAPIKKTASIAELVKDSANFALRGSNVRCEFSIPEDLWLVEVDKGQMSQVIHNLILNAQQAMPEGGIIKVTAENKMVGVEGEQELPLPMGPYIKLSIQDEGTGIPAEHLPKIFDPYFTTKQKGSGLGLATTYSIIKRHGGYIGVESKLGVGTTFSIYLPASRKEIPLPKDSMEAGIEVNPQMSKKRILIMDDEEILREATSQILEQMGYEVALSRDGVEAIELYKKAMESHQPFEVVIMDLTIPGGMGGKETLRRLLEINPQVKAIVSSGYSNDPIMAEYKQYGFSGVISKPYKIEELSQTLRKVILDTNK; translated from the coding sequence TTGAAGGACAAATTCTCTTTAGAACAGGCCCTGGAGAAACGAAATCATGAGCTTTCTACGCTGGCCAGGAGTCAGCAACTCATTACTTCATCTCTAAATCTTAAAGAAGTTCTTGTTTTCATTGTGGAGGCCTGTGCCAATCTCATGAAGGTCCCTGCCTGCCATATTCGATTGCTTAATGAGAACAACGAACTGGTGTTTGCAGCCGCTTCAGGAGTTTATAAAGATTCCCAACAGGAATTTCGCAAATTAAAAATAGGTGAAAGCCTCTCGGGTTGGATTGTAGCACGAGGTGAACCCCTGATCGTTGAGGATGTTACGTTGGATGGGCGAAATGTCCATGCCCATATTGCGAAAAAACACGGCCTTAAGTCTTTTTTGGGAGTTCCTTTGAAAATCCGAGATAAAGTGATCGGGGTTCTGGGTATGATCGCCGATCAAACCCGGCTTTTTTCCGAAGAAGAGATCCAGCTGGTTTCCAGTTTTGCCAACCAAGCAGCTATTGCCATTGAAAATGCCAGACTTTATGAAGAATCCAGGGAAAAAGCAAAACAACTGGCGCTTATCTATGATCTCACCAATAAGATCAGATCAAGCCTGGACTTAGAGATCATCATTTATCAGACCCTGACCAATTTAAAAGACCTGGTGAACTACGATCATGCAGGAATTACTCTGATCGACGAATCGGGAGAAAATATCATTGTAAAATCCCCGGTAAGGGAAGGGAGTAAGAGTACTCCGCCTCCAGAGATCGTTTTTCCTCTTAAAGGGAGCGCGCTGGAGTGGATGTTGACCTCACGACAGGCCCATATTCAGAAAGATCTCAGGAAAAATCAGGTTTTTTTACCCGACCAGACTCTGCTTTCTTGGGGAGTTCGGTCTGTTGTCCGGGTTCCTTTGATGGTTAAAGATAAAGTTCTGGGTCTCCTCTTTCTGAATAGTTATCAACCCAATTACTACGAAGAAAAAGTCCTCGATGTCTTATATCAAATTGCCGGACAACTGGCCATGGCCATTGAAAATGCCAGACTATTCGAAGAGTCTGAGAAACGGCGTCGGGAAGCAGAAGCTTCCAAGTATCATCTGGAAGTAGCCATCCAGGCTGCCCAACAAAGTGAAGAAAAATTTCGCCAAATAGCTGAGAATATCGGTGAGGTTTTCTGGATGACTTCTCCCGATAAGAGCCAGATGATCTATGTAAGCCCTGCTTACGAGAGGATATGGGGTCGTACCTGTAAGAGTCTCTATGAACAACCCAGATCCTGGATAGATGCCATTCATCCTGAAGATCGTGAACGCATTCGAGCGGCTCTTGAGAAACAGATCCGTGGCGAGTACGATGAAGAGTATCGGATTCTGCAACCCGATGGATCAATTCGTTGGATAAGGGATCGGGCTTTTCCGGTTCGGAATGGGCTTGGAGAAGTTTACCGGATTGCCGGAATTGCAACCGACATCACCGATCGTAAGAAGATGGAAGCAGAGCTTCTGAAAGCCCAAAAACTGGAATCGATCGGTGTCCTGGCCGGTGGTATCGCCCACGATTTTAATAATATTCTAACCGCTATTCTGCTGAATATATCCCTGGCAAAAATGAAGGTAGATCCCGAAGGGGAGATATTTAAAAATCTCGATGAGGCAGAAAAAGCTTCCTTACGGGCAAAGGATCTAACCCAGCAGTTACTGACCTTCTCTAAAGGTGGAGCACCGATTAAGAAAACAGCTTCTATCGCAGAATTAGTCAAAGATTCGGCTAACTTTGCCTTGAGAGGCTCTAATGTTCGATGTGAATTTTCTATTCCCGAGGACCTCTGGCTTGTTGAAGTGGATAAAGGGCAGATGAGCCAGGTGATCCATAACTTAATCCTCAACGCCCAACAAGCCATGCCGGAAGGAGGGATCATCAAAGTAACGGCTGAAAATAAGATGGTTGGGGTCGAAGGAGAGCAAGAACTCCCTCTGCCCATGGGACCTTATATCAAGCTGTCCATACAGGATGAAGGAACGGGTATTCCTGCAGAACACTTGCCGAAGATCTTTGACCCCTATTTTACTACCAAACAAAAGGGAAGTGGTCTTGGGCTTGCGACAACGTATTCGATTATAAAAAGGCATGGGGGTTACATTGGAGTGGAATCCAAATTGGGAGTGGGAACTACTTTCTCTATTTATCTTCCTGCATCCCGAAAAGAAATTCCTCTCCCTAAAGATTCTATGGAAGCCGGTATAGAGGTTAATCCACAGATGAGTAAGAAAAGAATTTTGATCATGGATGATGAAGAGATCCTTAGAGAGGCTACGAGTCAGATACTGGAACAGATGGGATATGAAGTAGCGCTTTCCAGAGATGGAGTTGAGGCGATAGAATTATATAAAAAGGCCATGGAATCCCATCAACCCTTTGAAGTTGTGATTATGGATTTAACAATTCCAGGAGGTATGGGAGGGAAGGAAACCCTTCGGAGACTGCTAGAAATAAATCCTCAGGTTAAGGCCATTGTTTCCAGCGGCTATTCCAATGATCCCATAATGGCCGAATATAAACAGTATGGTTTCAGTGGAGTTATTTCAAAGCCTTATAAAATCGAAGAGCTAAGCCAAACCCTACGCAAAGTAATCCTGGATACGAATAAATAG
- a CDS encoding RNA-binding protein — MLSKLYVGNLSYQTSEEDLNRLFGQAGTVESVRIITDATSGRSKGFGFVEMASEEEAQNAINMFNGYSFKDREMVVDKAKPKRTNNYKSRDFKGSGAGKRGGSKPKRVQYEEDME; from the coding sequence ATGTTAAGTAAACTTTATGTAGGAAATTTATCTTATCAAACCAGTGAAGAAGATTTAAATCGACTTTTTGGACAGGCAGGAACCGTTGAATCTGTAAGAATTATTACCGATGCGACGTCAGGTCGTTCTAAAGGGTTTGGATTTGTTGAAATGGCCTCTGAAGAAGAGGCGCAAAATGCGATCAATATGTTTAACGGATACAGTTTTAAAGATCGAGAAATGGTGGTAGATAAAGCAAAACCAAAGCGCACCAACAATTATAAAAGTCGTGATTTTAAGGGAAGCGGCGCAGGAAAACGAGGAGGTTCCAAGCCCAAGAGAGTTCAGTACGAGGAAGATATGGAATAA
- a CDS encoding radical SAM protein yields the protein MRKIVLVETKSTYIHVYSHVPIPRVGSVLLGTILRDLGYEVKVYIEELGEVDFREFLDADLIGISTLTSTAPRSYKLAKIAREAGIPVVLGGTHPTFEPDECLDHADFLIRGEGEETLVELIRCIEEKGDFSKILGLSYWQDGRKVHNPPRPLKENLDVYPIPDFTLVEGNIKHSIVSVVTGRGCPFDCTFCSVPAFNGKGYRGLSIDKVLKEIEFHMSRFNLSFLFFADDIFNYNKKRTKEILRGMIENKLTPKWGAQVRHEASRDPELLELMKKANCDRVFVGFESINPKTLELFHKKETVENIENAIKAFHGHGIKIHGMFVVGSDEDSVETIRETRRFVEKWDIDTIQFMILTPIPGSHDYIQFKASGRKFLTQDWTLFDGHHVVHVPKGMTPYELQVETLTAMKDFYSLKAAFKRAIRGDFYEAGLRLTAHRLLKNWFKINEDYIQKLKTDLYNEVKELVGQEPIKKTGVIAIADIASSETIKRALETFFQELGVKVEDSIKGLGELVTERQEQLAQGKEKIVKIVYDYMESLKGKVDYVIVPIVEDLEEYPSKWIASIEEVAKAIKSTVNSLPHIIRVQADVKSKSLQQTLTQIGLIFTDDLNKIRRACSKALTPA from the coding sequence ATGAGAAAAATAGTTTTGGTGGAAACAAAATCTACATATATTCATGTGTACAGTCATGTTCCTATTCCTCGAGTAGGCTCTGTTCTTCTGGGAACGATTTTAAGGGATCTGGGATATGAAGTGAAAGTCTATATTGAGGAATTGGGAGAGGTAGATTTTAGAGAATTTTTAGATGCGGATCTGATCGGAATTTCTACCCTGACTTCTACAGCGCCTCGATCCTATAAATTGGCGAAAATTGCCCGTGAAGCGGGTATTCCCGTAGTATTGGGAGGTACTCATCCCACCTTTGAGCCGGATGAATGCCTGGACCATGCAGACTTCCTGATTCGTGGTGAAGGAGAAGAAACCCTGGTAGAACTCATCCGCTGTATAGAAGAAAAAGGCGACTTCAGTAAAATTCTAGGGTTGTCCTATTGGCAGGATGGTCGAAAGGTGCATAATCCCCCTCGTCCTTTAAAAGAAAATTTAGATGTCTATCCCATTCCGGATTTTACTCTGGTTGAAGGGAATATAAAACACTCCATTGTTTCCGTCGTAACCGGCCGAGGATGCCCCTTTGATTGCACGTTTTGCTCTGTACCGGCTTTTAACGGGAAAGGCTACCGGGGACTTTCTATCGATAAGGTTCTAAAGGAAATAGAATTTCACATGAGCCGGTTTAATCTCAGCTTTCTGTTCTTCGCCGATGATATTTTTAACTATAATAAGAAACGAACCAAAGAGATTTTAAGGGGAATGATCGAAAATAAATTGACGCCCAAGTGGGGGGCCCAGGTTCGCCATGAAGCATCCCGGGATCCAGAACTGTTAGAGCTCATGAAAAAAGCCAATTGCGACAGGGTTTTTGTCGGATTTGAATCAATCAACCCTAAAACCCTGGAACTCTTCCATAAGAAAGAGACCGTAGAAAATATAGAAAATGCCATTAAAGCTTTTCATGGCCATGGGATCAAAATCCACGGCATGTTTGTGGTAGGGTCGGATGAAGATAGTGTGGAAACTATTCGCGAAACCCGAAGGTTCGTTGAAAAGTGGGATATCGATACCATCCAGTTTATGATTCTTACCCCCATTCCAGGATCTCACGATTATATCCAATTTAAGGCCAGCGGCAGGAAGTTTTTGACCCAGGATTGGACACTCTTTGATGGTCACCATGTGGTCCATGTTCCTAAAGGAATGACCCCCTATGAGCTTCAAGTTGAAACTTTAACGGCCATGAAAGATTTTTATTCTCTGAAAGCAGCTTTTAAACGGGCGATTCGGGGAGATTTTTATGAGGCCGGTTTACGTCTCACCGCTCACCGACTTCTCAAGAATTGGTTTAAGATCAATGAAGATTACATTCAAAAGTTGAAAACGGATCTTTATAATGAAGTTAAAGAACTCGTCGGACAGGAGCCGATTAAGAAAACAGGCGTTATTGCCATTGCCGACATCGCTTCCAGTGAGACGATTAAACGGGCTTTAGAAACTTTCTTCCAGGAATTGGGCGTTAAAGTTGAAGATTCCATTAAAGGGCTTGGAGAATTGGTCACAGAAAGGCAAGAGCAACTGGCTCAGGGAAAAGAGAAGATCGTCAAGATCGTTTATGATTATATGGAAAGCTTAAAAGGGAAAGTAGATTATGTAATTGTGCCTATCGTTGAGGATTTGGAAGAATATCCCTCTAAATGGATTGCCAGTATTGAGGAAGTCGCAAAGGCTATTAAATCTACTGTAAACTCTCTCCCCCATATCATTCGGGTCCAGGCAGATGTGAAAAGTAAATCCTTACAACAAACGCTCACTCAAATAGGATTGATTTTTACCGATGATTTAAATAAAATTAGAAGGGCCTGTAGTAAAGCTTTAACTCCTGCCTGA
- the recA gene encoding recombinase RecA, whose protein sequence is MIVDNEKKRKALEVAMAQIDRQYGKGTIMRLGEEGAIEKVSVIPTGCLSLDIALGVGGIPRGRIIEIYGPESSGKTTLALHVAAEAQKRGGVAAFIDAEHALDAKYARKLGVNTDELLISQPDTGEQALEITEILVRSTAVDLIIIDSVAALVPKAELEGEMGDAQMGLQARLMSQALRKLTAAISKSRTTVIFINQVRDKIGVMFGNPETTTGGRALKFYASQRLEIRRIASIKQGQDIVGNQTRVKVVKNKVAAPFKEVEFDIMYDEGISREGDILELAVNAGLIDKSGTWYAYGEERIGQGKENAKIYLKEHPELTRLLEEKIREKYGLLEFLQEPAGEEIGG, encoded by the coding sequence ATGATTGTAGATAACGAAAAAAAGAGAAAGGCCCTGGAGGTGGCCATGGCCCAGATTGACAGGCAGTATGGGAAGGGGACGATTATGCGGTTGGGGGAGGAAGGGGCCATCGAGAAGGTTTCGGTTATTCCAACGGGTTGTTTGTCTTTGGATATTGCCTTAGGAGTTGGTGGAATTCCCAGGGGTCGGATTATTGAAATTTACGGACCGGAGTCTTCCGGTAAAACAACTTTAGCTTTACATGTAGCTGCGGAAGCTCAGAAACGAGGCGGTGTGGCGGCCTTCATTGATGCCGAGCACGCTTTAGATGCAAAATATGCCAGAAAACTTGGAGTCAATACCGATGAGTTGTTGATCTCTCAACCCGATACCGGGGAGCAGGCCTTAGAAATTACCGAAATATTGGTTCGAAGTACCGCAGTTGATCTGATCATCATTGATTCGGTTGCAGCCCTGGTTCCCAAAGCAGAACTGGAAGGAGAGATGGGAGATGCTCAAATGGGGCTTCAAGCCAGACTGATGTCTCAAGCTCTAAGAAAGTTAACGGCGGCCATCAGTAAGTCCCGAACCACGGTTATCTTTATTAATCAGGTTCGTGACAAAATCGGTGTCATGTTTGGAAACCCGGAGACAACCACCGGGGGAAGAGCCCTTAAATTTTATGCCAGTCAGCGCCTCGAAATTCGGCGTATTGCTTCTATTAAGCAGGGTCAGGATATTGTCGGAAATCAAACCAGGGTTAAGGTGGTTAAAAATAAAGTCGCAGCACCCTTTAAAGAAGTAGAATTCGACATCATGTATGACGAAGGTATCTCGCGGGAAGGTGATATTCTAGAATTAGCCGTTAATGCCGGACTGATAGATAAAAGTGGAACCTGGTATGCTTATGGAGAGGAAAGGATTGGTCAGGGGAAAGAAAACGCCAAAATTTATTTAAAGGAGCATCCGGAGTTAACCCGGTTATTAGAGGAGAAAATCCGAGAAAAATATGGATTATTAGAATTTTTACAGGAACCAGCTGGGGAAGAGATAGGAGGGTAA
- a CDS encoding regulatory protein RecX produces MKGSLLPFMDQEIFLKAKTLAYKLLARRSRSVQELRDKLLAHHIPPEISSRVIRDLKKSHYLDDEDYARTWAQNRLNLKAYGPQRIEQELFHKGISSEVVEKVMSEVYQKVDLVELAKRALLKKKGRGTDLDVKTRRRLYTYLWRRGFPTDIIQQVLSPGNEDPAEGHPS; encoded by the coding sequence ATGAAAGGATCGCTCCTCCCCTTCATGGATCAGGAAATTTTTCTTAAAGCGAAAACCCTTGCCTACAAGCTTCTGGCTCGACGATCCAGATCTGTTCAAGAACTCCGGGATAAACTCCTTGCCCACCATATTCCACCAGAAATCTCTTCCCGGGTCATCAGGGATCTAAAAAAATCTCATTACCTGGATGATGAAGATTACGCGCGCACCTGGGCACAAAATCGATTGAACTTGAAGGCTTATGGACCTCAACGGATTGAACAAGAATTATTTCACAAAGGAATTTCTTCAGAAGTGGTGGAGAAGGTTATGTCCGAGGTCTACCAGAAGGTAGATCTTGTAGAGCTGGCTAAAAGGGCTCTTCTTAAGAAAAAAGGAAGAGGAACAGATCTAGATGTTAAAACGCGACGGCGTTTGTATACTTATCTCTGGCGTAGAGGTTTTCCGACCGATATCATTCAACAGGTTTTGAGTCCAGGAAATGAAGATCCGGCAGAAGGCCATCCAAGCTAG